The following coding sequences are from one Papaver somniferum cultivar HN1 unplaced genomic scaffold, ASM357369v1 unplaced-scaffold_8, whole genome shotgun sequence window:
- the LOC113344828 gene encoding protein FAM136A-like, with amino-acid sequence MNNHLAAAEERLVSERLKQKLNDVNTAAQNQLSGVTDHVNFTLQQGYFKCAYDCFDRRRKFEEISNCVENCSIPVMNANQLVETEMAKFQEMMNRSLMVCQDKFEQAKLQQIKTGAINEMESCVDRAIQDSVKLLPHVVDRLKTTLNISRN; translated from the exons ATGAATAATCACTTAGCAGCAGCTGAAGAAAGATTAGTTTCAGAAAGATTGAAACAGAAGTTGAATGATGTTAACACTGCAGCTCAAAATCAACTCTCTGGTGTAACTGATCATGTCAATTTCACTCTTCAG CAAGGGTACTTCAAATGTGCTTATGATTGCTTTGATAGGAGAAGAAAATTTGAGGAGATTTCGAATTGTGTTGAAAATTGTAGTATTCCTGTTATGAATGCTAATCAATTGGTTGAGACTGAGATGGCTAAATTTCAA GAAATGATGAATAGATCTCTCATGGTGTGCCAAGATAAGTTTGAGCAAGCAAAGCTCCAGCAGATCAAGACCGGAGCCATAAACGAAATGGAGTCATGCGTTGATCGAGCAATCCAAGATAGTGTGAAACTCTTGCCACACGTTGTAGATCGGTTGAAGACCACCCTTAACATTAGCAGAAACTAA
- the LOC113344830 gene encoding uncharacterized protein LOC113344830 — protein MSTFLKFNTLGPKTKNFVVAGGLTSFVFGVYFYTMRAVGGTDELQVAIDKFEDLKTSNETAESTSLPKS, from the coding sequence ATGTCTACTTTCTTAAAATTCAACACACTTGGGCCCAAAACAAAGAACTTTGTCGTAGCTGGAGGACTGACAAGTTTCGTATTTGGAGTGTATTTCTACACAATGAGAGCTGTTGGAGGCACCGATGAGCTTCAGGTAGCTATCGATAAGTTCGAAGATCTGAAAACTAGTAATGAGACAGCAGAATCAACTAGCCTACCAAAGTCTTGA